CTCGCTATTCCAAATATAAGCAAAGCACCGCTGAGATATTTATCACTTATGCCTGATACTTCAAGCAGATACGGTGAAAGATACGTATATGCTACCGAATATCCGCCAAGCCAAAAGAAGGTAACCGCGAGTCCCAATGCGACCTTAGGCTTTTGCAGCAAACGTAATTGCTGCCGTAATGGAATAGGTTCATCTCCCTTAACTCGCGGGATGGCGAAAGAAAGTATAATCATTGCGATAATCCCCAGAAGGGCAATTCCCCCGAACACAGATTTCCAGCCAAGCGTATCCGCTGCAATGCGCCCAAGAGGAACGCCAATGATTAATGATGCTGTAAAGCCCATTACGACCGTTGCAATAGCGCTTGCTTGTTTACCCTCAGGGGCAATTTTCGCGGCAATGTTTAAGGCGGTAACCACCACTAACCCTGCGCCGATGGCCATAATGATGCGGGCAATGACAAACAATCCGTACCCGGGCAAAAGAACAGCGAGAACATTAGATATCACAAACAAACCTAGACCCATCATGATTAATTTCCGTCTGTCTATCCCTGCGGTTACAGCCATAAGAATTGGAGTGAATATAGCGTAGACTAGCGAAAAAATCGTAATTAATTGCCCGGCGGCAGCAACTGACACACCAAGCGAAACGGATACCTTATCTAGAATGCCTGACAGAATATACTCGGACGTCCCGACCAAAAAACTAACAATAGCTAAAATATACACTTTCCAGCTTACAGACATTGAATAATACAACTCCTTTTAATATTTTGAATATACAATTCGTGAATTGTCGATATGATATATAAAAATACATATCGCGAATTGTCGAATCATAGTGCCAAGCTAAAGCTGAATTCTGTGTTAAGAACTCAGTTTCATCTCTCTTACATCTCACTCATTGTGTATTGCGCTAACTGACGTATGGCTTCCTCGTCTCTCTGGTAATACGTAAATTTGCCTATACGTTTTGTGGTAATTAGCCCTGCCCGCTGCAACATCGTAAGATATTGAGAGGCCGTTGACTGAGTCATGTTCAGCTTGTCGGTTATTTGACTTACACAAACCCCAATCTCCTCCATATCCACTCCTTCGTGGGGTTTAAAATGAACGTACGGCTCTTTGAGCCATTGTAAGATCTGTAACCTGGATTCATTCGATAAAGCCTTAAATACATCTATTGGATTCATAATCATTATTATATCGATGATTTTCGATATGTCAATACGTAAGACATATTGGTTTTCCTTATATTTATCTCGCATCGATAAAATTAGAGGGCTTTCCCACCTGCCTACCCCCACAGCTAGTGAACTTGAGCTTCCCCCTATTTGGGAGGAGTGGCGCAGGGGATGTTTGGAACTGTAGGAGCGTTAGCGTCCGCCTTTAGATTTGGATTTCTACCGCAGACTATGCGGCTTAGATCAGGAAATCCAAATCTAACAGCGGCCGAAAGTCCAAACAATCCCCGGAGCCGCGACTATTCCCAAACTCTCAGAGTGTCTAAGTTCACTTCACCGACCCGATCATCCCAGCCACAAACTGCTTCTGCATCACGAAGAACACCAGCGCAGTAGGAATCGTGCCGATTACAATCGCGATCATAATCATCCCGTAGTCCGGGGCATATCCAGAGCCGAGAGTGGAGATGAGCAGCGGCATGGTCTTGGTCTGCGGGGTCTGCAATACGATCAGCGGCCAGAGATAGTTGTTCCAGCTCGACATGAACGTAATGATCGCTCCGGCGGCGTAAGTCGTCTTCATGGTCGGCAGGTAGATGCGCAGGAAGATGCCCAGCTCGCTAAGCCCATCCATCCGGCCGGCCTCCAGTAGCTCCTTCGGGAACATTTTGGTGCTCTGCCGGAAAAAGAAAATCAGGAACGCAGTAGTCACGGTAGGCAGAATGACCGAGGTCATCGTATCGATACCCATCCACGGAAATACGTTCGAGATCTGGCCGAACATCCGGTACAGCGGGATCATCAGCGCGGCGAACGGAATCATCATCGACAGCAGCAGAATGTTGAAGACGATATCCTTCGAGCGGCTGCGGAACACCTCGAAGCCGTAGCCGGCCAGCGAGGCAATCAGCAGCGCCAGCAGCGTAGTGGTTATAGAGATTTTCGCTGAATTCATCAGAGATACCTGCAGGTCGGTGGTATCCAGCAGCTTGCGCAGATTCTCCAGCAGATGGGTACCCGGCAGCAGCCGCCCGCGGGTGACATCCACCGACTGGTTCGTCGAGCTGACCACCATCCACAGGAACGGAAAGATGGAGACAATGGCCGCGATGCTCAGAAACAGATACATGAAGAAGCGTTTACTTTTAGCCATTCTTATCACCTGCCACTTTGAACTGGATGACCGACAGCAGCGCAATCATAATCACAATCGAATACGATACGGTGGCTGCATAGCCGAAGTCTGCTGCATATTTGAACGACAAATTGTAGATATACTGGGAGATCGTCTGGGTCGCGTTGCCCGGGCCGCCCTTTGTAATATTCATAACCTCGTCGAACAATTGCAGCGTTCCGATGGTTGAGGTAATCGAGGTGAACAGGATGATCGGCTTCAGCAGCGGGACCGTAATTCCGAAGAACTGGCGGGTAGAGGATGCTCCGTCAATTTTGGCGGCCTCGTAGATGGAGTGATCAATATTTTGCAGGGCCGACAGGTAAAAAATCATATTGTACCCCGTCCAGCGCCAGGTGATCGCTATGATAATGGTGATTTTGGCCCAGAACGGATCTGTGATCCATTCTATCGGGGCACTGACCAGGTGGAGCTTCAGCAGCATCGTATTCACCAGGCCATTGCCGGAGAACAAATACTTGAATACTACAGAATACGCAACCAGTGAAGTGACACAGGGCAGGAAGATCGCCGTCCGGAAAAACCCCTTAAATCTCAGCTTGCTGTCATTCAGCAGCACCGAGATAAACAACGCGAGGATGATCATCAGCGGCACTTGAACCAGCAGATAGATGAAGGTGTTCTTAACCGATACAATAAATGTCTTGTCAGACAGAAGCCGTGAATAGTTATCGAAGCCGGTGAAGGTAAGATTGCTGCCCGTTCCCGTCTGGAACGACAAAATAAGTGCCTGAAGCATCGGGTAGAAATAGAAGACGAAGATTAGAATGACCGCAAGCAGGACGAAGGACCATCCGGTCAACACGCTTTTGGTGCGGAATCTTAGTTTGGAATTGGTTTGATGCACAGCTGCCCAGTCCCTTCCTGATTATTAAATATTATAAAATAAACCCCGGGCACAGCCCGCCTCCTGAACTCCCGGAAGCTGCAGGCCACGCCCAAGGTTCACGGTGTGCACAACCTAATTATTTGATCTGTGACTCGGCCTGGGCCTGGGCATCGCTCAGCACGCTGTCAATATCCTTGCCGTTCAGATAATTCTGCATCTCTACAATCAGGATGTCTTCAATCGCATACGTGTTAATTCCGTAATTGACGCTTGGAATCTGCTCCGTCCAGGCGGCGAAATCCGAGACAATCTTCTGGCCGCTGAAGAATTCATTGGCCTGGCTGTATGCCTCTCCGCCCGCAGCCGCTTTGAAGGTTCCAATGACACCGATGTCGGTGAGCAGCTTCTGGTACATTTCCACATTCGAGCCGAAGGTCTTCGCCATGAAGTCAGCGGCCGTCTCCTTACCGTCCACATTCATGACATACCAGGAGCTTCCGCCCAGGTTCGAGGCATGAACGGATTTGTTCACAGTCAGCTTCGGAAGCGGTGCAATGCCCCACTTTCCAGATTGTGACGCTTCAGCCGTAATCGAAGGTGTGATCCAGTTGCCTGTCGGCACGGAGGCAACATCGCCGCTGTTCAGGGCGGCAACGAACTGGCTCCAGTCTGCATGCACCTTGGCCACGTTCGATTCAGTCAGCTCCTTATAGATCTCAAAAGCTTCCTTAAGTGGTGCATTTCCCGCGATATTCGGCGTCTTGCCGTCTTCCTTCAGGTACCACTCGCCTGCGGATTGAATCATCACCCGGATCAGTCCGAGGTCGTTCGGATCGAGTGTAATCAGCGCTTTGCCGGTTTTCTCTTTCACCGCTTTGCCGATTTCAATATATTGCTTCCAATCGATATCCTGCAGATCGGCCAGCTTGTAGCCTGCCTGCTCCAGATAGTCGGTTCTGAGATAGAGGCCGGTAACGCCGGAATCAAAAGGAATCCCGTACTGCTTGCCGTCCAGGCTGGTCGGTCCGCTTTTGTAATCCGCGAAGTCGGTGCCCTTGATCGAGCTGCTCAGATCGTAGAAGGAATCCTTGTACGATTGCAGGAAGCTCTGGGAACGGTAATCCTCAATCAGCACGATGTTCGGCAGACCCTTGGTGGTTCCGGAATTCAGCCCCGTGTTCAGCTTCTGGATGATATCCGCCTGCGCATATTCCACAATGTTAATTTTCACGTCAGGGTTCGTCTTGGCATATTCTGCTTTGGCCACTTCCAGTGCGGCGATGTTGAAGGCAGGGTCCCAAGCCCAAATCGTAATTTCCTTTGCCTGTGCAGGCTCTGTAGCTGTTGTATTCTCTGTCTTTCCCGTGTCCGCGGCCGTATTGCCGGAATTCTTGGAACCGGAGTTCGAGCTGCAGGCCGTAAGCAGCAGCAGGCAAATCAGGACTAACGCAAAGCCTTTTTTCATTGGTAAGCCTCCCCTTTGATGCGCTTTACTGTATCCCGCTTGAATGTAAGCGCTTATTTATTACATAAGTAATCTTATCACCCGCTCCGGGGGACCCGTTAGAACTTACTTTATGGGGATTGGTCATTTTATCGCCTGATTGTAAGCGTTACCTTGACTGACGTTTGTTCTTTTTTTGGAAAATGGTAATAATCTCACTTCTTCATCAGCGGCAGGCGGATTCGGATGGCAGTTCCCTCCCCCGGCGCACTCTTAATCGTGACTCCATACTCTTCGCCGTACATCAGCACCAGCCGGTCATGCACATTCCTAATACCGATTCCGGTGAACAGCTGGCGCTTCCCCTTAAGGCCGGACATAGGCAGATCAGCCGCTCCCATATCCATTCCGTCCCCGTTATCCACCACCTCACAGAGCAGAGATCCGGCATCCTGGGAGATGAGGATATGGATAAATCCGCCGCTTTTGCGCGTAAACGCATGGAAGAAGGCATTCTCAATAAACGGCTGAATAATCAGCTTCGGCAGATGACAGTCCATACAATCCGGGGAGACGAAGAAATTCACCCTGATCCGTTCGCCGTACCGCACCTGGTTGATGAACACATAGGATTTCAGATTCTCCAGCTCCTGCGTCACCGTAATGCTCTCACTGACATTGCTTAGCGCATTCTGCAGCATTGAGATCAGGGCATGAATCGTATGCACCGCCTTCTCTTGGCTGCCCTGCTGCACCAGGAAATTGACCGAAGCCAGCGTATTGTACAGAAAATGCGGGTTAATCTGATGCTGCAAGGCCGCAAGCTCGGCATTCCGCTGCTCCTTCTGCGTCTCCACCAGCTTCTCGACATATT
The window above is part of the Paenibacillus sp. FSL H8-0048 genome. Proteins encoded here:
- a CDS encoding MFS transporter, with amino-acid sequence MSVSWKVYILAIVSFLVGTSEYILSGILDKVSVSLGVSVAAAGQLITIFSLVYAIFTPILMAVTAGIDRRKLIMMGLGLFVISNVLAVLLPGYGLFVIARIIMAIGAGLVVVTALNIAAKIAPEGKQASAIATVVMGFTASLIIGVPLGRIAADTLGWKSVFGGIALLGIIAMIILSFAIPRVKGDEPIPLRQQLRLLQKPKVALGLAVTFFWLGGYSVAYTYLSPYLLEVSGISDKYLSGALLIFGIASMIGSKIGGFSTDRWGVNRTLFSGLILHIVMMILLSLVTNTLIGVMAVLLLWSFSAWSSGPTQQYHLTTIEPEASGVMLGLNQSMMQLAMAAGAGIGGVAIEAVSLASITWIGAAGVAVAMIAMLVLYRMNSKSEMNVQHLVQNQ
- a CDS encoding ArsR/SmtB family transcription factor, with the translated sequence MNPIDVFKALSNESRLQILQWLKEPYVHFKPHEGVDMEEIGVCVSQITDKLNMTQSTASQYLTMLQRAGLITTKRIGKFTYYQRDEEAIRQLAQYTMSEM
- a CDS encoding carbohydrate ABC transporter permease; this translates as MAKSKRFFMYLFLSIAAIVSIFPFLWMVVSSTNQSVDVTRGRLLPGTHLLENLRKLLDTTDLQVSLMNSAKISITTTLLALLIASLAGYGFEVFRSRSKDIVFNILLLSMMIPFAALMIPLYRMFGQISNVFPWMGIDTMTSVILPTVTTAFLIFFFRQSTKMFPKELLEAGRMDGLSELGIFLRIYLPTMKTTYAAGAIITFMSSWNNYLWPLIVLQTPQTKTMPLLISTLGSGYAPDYGMIMIAIVIGTIPTALVFFVMQKQFVAGMIGSVK
- a CDS encoding carbohydrate ABC transporter permease, yielding MHQTNSKLRFRTKSVLTGWSFVLLAVILIFVFYFYPMLQALILSFQTGTGSNLTFTGFDNYSRLLSDKTFIVSVKNTFIYLLVQVPLMIILALFISVLLNDSKLRFKGFFRTAIFLPCVTSLVAYSVVFKYLFSGNGLVNTMLLKLHLVSAPIEWITDPFWAKITIIIAITWRWTGYNMIFYLSALQNIDHSIYEAAKIDGASSTRQFFGITVPLLKPIILFTSITSTIGTLQLFDEVMNITKGGPGNATQTISQYIYNLSFKYAADFGYAATVSYSIVIMIALLSVIQFKVAGDKNG
- a CDS encoding ABC transporter substrate-binding protein, which codes for MKKGFALVLICLLLLTACSSNSGSKNSGNTAADTGKTENTTATEPAQAKEITIWAWDPAFNIAALEVAKAEYAKTNPDVKINIVEYAQADIIQKLNTGLNSGTTKGLPNIVLIEDYRSQSFLQSYKDSFYDLSSSIKGTDFADYKSGPTSLDGKQYGIPFDSGVTGLYLRTDYLEQAGYKLADLQDIDWKQYIEIGKAVKEKTGKALITLDPNDLGLIRVMIQSAGEWYLKEDGKTPNIAGNAPLKEAFEIYKELTESNVAKVHADWSQFVAALNSGDVASVPTGNWITPSITAEASQSGKWGIAPLPKLTVNKSVHASNLGGSSWYVMNVDGKETAADFMAKTFGSNVEMYQKLLTDIGVIGTFKAAAGGEAYSQANEFFSGQKIVSDFAAWTEQIPSVNYGINTYAIEDILIVEMQNYLNGKDIDSVLSDAQAQAESQIK